One Clostridia bacterium DNA segment encodes these proteins:
- a CDS encoding IS256 family transposase, giving the protein TGSFEPQIIKKYEKDISSIENQIISMYGRGMTTRDISAHIQEIYGFGLSESTVTKITNKILPTIEEWRQRPLESVYPFVFMDAIHYNVRDNGVVVKKAVYIVLAYTMDGLKEVLGMYVDENESSKYWLMVLNDLKNRGLEDVLIFSTDNLPGFSQAITAVYPKAEIQKCVIHQIRSSTRYVSYKDIRELMKDLKTVYKANNEETALIQLDFFEDKWGSKYPSCVSSWRNNWAELSVFFKYPPEIRKLMYTTNTIENFNRQLRKVTKNKTIFPTDFSLEKSLYLAMVNATAKWTTRMRGWDQILAQLNIFFEDVLKKHKK; this is encoded by the coding sequence GGACCGGAAGCTTTGAACCACAAATAATTAAAAAGTATGAGAAGGACATATCGAGCATTGAAAATCAGATAATATCAATGTATGGAAGAGGTATGACAACAAGAGATATATCTGCTCACATTCAAGAAATCTATGGATTTGGACTATCAGAATCAACAGTTACAAAGATAACAAATAAAATACTTCCGACAATTGAAGAGTGGCGACAAAGACCCTTAGAGAGCGTTTATCCATTCGTTTTTATGGACGCAATCCACTACAACGTAAGAGACAATGGGGTTGTGGTTAAAAAGGCAGTATACATCGTTTTAGCGTATACAATGGACGGATTAAAAGAAGTGTTAGGTATGTATGTTGATGAAAATGAGAGTTCAAAATATTGGTTAATGGTATTAAATGATCTTAAAAATAGAGGTTTAGAAGATGTTCTGATTTTTTCAACAGACAATTTACCCGGCTTTAGCCAGGCAATAACTGCCGTATATCCAAAGGCAGAAATTCAAAAATGCGTAATTCATCAAATTAGAAGTTCCACCAGATATGTAAGCTACAAGGATATACGTGAATTAATGAAAGACTTAAAGACTGTATATAAAGCAAATAATGAAGAAACAGCATTAATTCAATTAGATTTCTTTGAAGACAAATGGGGCAGTAAATACCCAAGCTGCGTATCAAGCTGGCGTAATAATTGGGCTGAATTATCAGTATTTTTCAAATATCCACCAGAAATCAGGAAGCTGATGTACACCACGAATACCATAGAAAACTTTAATAGACAACTAAGAAAAGTGACCAAAAATAAGACAATCTTTCCTACCGATTTTTCTTTAGAAAAGAGTCTTTATTTAGCAATGGTAAATGCTACAGCCAAGTGGACAACTAGGATGAGAGGTTGGGATCAAATATTGGCTCAATTAAATATATTCTTTGAAGATGTCTTAAAAAAGCATAAAAAATAA